The following proteins are co-located in the Silene latifolia isolate original U9 population chromosome 1, ASM4854445v1, whole genome shotgun sequence genome:
- the LOC141641867 gene encoding flavanone 3-dioxygenase 2-like, protein MKLLAEFLSEGNQFPLDYKLLDRELPIPLYEEPIHDLRVADLVCLSWGMNPRPPIVLDSVYQAAITDGIFQVTNHGIAPRVMERAMQAATNFFELPIYQLKSKAAELKSEYSGSYSSSYVHFSGLHPTAKYWRDTLFFYSPSQTSQTVNIPDHASKFNSSVGYYASKVRPLAEKLISFISERLELGESYFDEQGLTSVRRLNINSYPRCPQPTLTCGIPRHRNPDLLTITFESGHGIQVFKNNQWQSVKAQRNALIVTLGNQMQVVSNNVLKAPVHRVLVNAERGRTSISYAIAPSNDTDVKPAAIGRPGAEPQRYRSYKYCDYLVDHMTNYRDATSVVSHFEV, encoded by the exons atgaaacTATTAGCGGAATTCCTAAGTGAAGGTAACCAATTCCCATTAGATTATAAATTGCTCGACCGTGAATTACCTATTCCTTTATATGAGGAACCAATCCACGACCTACGAGTAGCTGACCTGGTGTGTTTGAGTTGGGGTATGAATCCTCGGCCACCAATAGTCCTCGACTCCGTCTATCAAGCAGCCATAACTGATGGCATATTTCAA GTCACCAATCATGGAATCGCCCCAAGAGTGATGGAAAGGGCCATGCAGGCTGCAACAAACTTTTTTGAATTACCCATTTATCAACTCAAGAGCAAGGCTGCAGAATTAAAAAGTGAATATTCCGGCAGTTATTCCAGCAGTTATGTCCATTTTTCAGGACTTCATCCTACAGCAAAATATTGGAGGGACACTTTGTTCTTCTACTCGCCCTCACAAACCTCACAAACCGTAAATATCCCTGATCATGCATCCAAATTCAA CTCTTCTGTTGGATACTATGCTTCAAAAGTCAGACCACTTGCTGAAAAATTAATAAGTTTCATCAGTGAACGTCTTGAGCTTGGCGAAAGCTATTTTGATGAGCAAGGACTCACGTCGGTGAGAAGGCTAAATATAAACTCGTATCCGCGCTGTCCACAACCTACATTAACTTGCGGAATACCTCGGCATAGAAATCCCGATCTGCTAACGATCACATTTGAAAGTGGTCACGGGATACAAGTGTTTAAAAACAATCAATGGCAGAGCGTAAAGGCTCAACGAAATGCATTGATTGTAACACTAGGAAATCAAATGCAGGTTGTGAGTAACAATGTGCTCAAAGCACCCGTTCATAGAGTGCTTGTGAACGCTGAAAGGGGACGTACATCAATCTCTTATGCCATAGCCCCAAGTAATGACACCGACGTGAAACCTGCTGCCATTGGCCGCCCAGGAGCAGAACCCCAGCGCTACAGAAGCTACAAATATTGTGATTATCTTGTGGATCACATGACGAATTATAGAGACGCAACCTCAGTTGTATCGCATTTTGAAGTGTAA